A single window of Flavobacterium sp. 140616W15 DNA harbors:
- a CDS encoding head GIN domain-containing protein — translation MKKSIQLLVCSAFFLTTIAHAQWSNERIKGNGKVVTSTRSTTNYDEIKVMGSFDVDLVSGKEGAIVVKAEENLHPYIKIEVDGNVLKVYTEKNKNINASIGKKIQITIPFEKISNVSLSGSGDVTSKNTIKSDVFSASLSGSGDLNLDVDLDTFNLVISGSGDAVVKGNTGNFKSKLSGSGDIDASSLKAKNVDFTISGSGDSKIFCSENLKARVSGSGDIKYKGDPKTKDTKVSGSGSISKA, via the coding sequence ATGAAAAAATCAATTCAATTACTCGTTTGTAGCGCATTCTTTTTAACAACAATAGCCCATGCACAATGGTCTAATGAGCGCATAAAAGGAAATGGAAAAGTTGTAACTAGCACTCGATCAACTACTAATTATGATGAAATTAAAGTTATGGGATCTTTTGATGTCGATTTAGTTTCTGGAAAAGAAGGTGCAATTGTAGTAAAAGCCGAAGAAAATTTACACCCTTATATTAAAATTGAAGTTGATGGCAATGTACTAAAAGTGTACACTGAAAAAAATAAAAACATCAATGCAAGCATTGGTAAAAAAATTCAGATTACCATTCCTTTCGAGAAAATATCTAATGTTTCCCTTTCTGGTTCAGGCGATGTAACTTCTAAGAATACTATAAAATCTGATGTTTTCTCTGCGTCACTATCTGGTTCTGGCGACTTAAATCTAGACGTTGATTTAGATACTTTTAATCTTGTTATAAGTGGTTCTGGAGATGCTGTTGTAAAAGGAAATACAGGAAATTTCAAAAGCAAATTATCAGGCTCTGGTGATATTGATGCCTCTTCATTAAAAGCTAAAAATGTAGACTTTACAATATCTGGATCTGGTGATAGCAAAATCTTTTGTAGTGAAAACCTAAAAGCAAGGGTATCTGGTTCTGGAGACATAAAATACAAAGGTGACCCTAAAACAAAAGACACCAAAGTAAGTGGATCAGGAAGTATTTCAAAAGCTTAA
- a CDS encoding anti-sigma factor, translated as MKKENDELGQLFEKFENQWDIQEMKPQHEADFLSKLNKTKPKKNYTITYAIAASIVLMLGVSVFFNLNDKPKELKFASQETKRTDSIFRVLIADELEKLHDKKSPENEQIIGDALKQMKTMDNDYAKIITELQKNGENKQIIYAMISNLQTRISFLQNVLTRIEENEKFKNSTHEKTL; from the coding sequence ATGAAAAAGGAAAATGACGAATTAGGCCAATTATTTGAAAAATTTGAAAACCAGTGGGATATTCAAGAAATGAAACCCCAGCATGAGGCAGATTTTTTAAGTAAGTTGAATAAAACAAAACCTAAAAAGAATTACACGATTACATATGCTATTGCTGCTTCAATAGTACTTATGCTAGGAGTTTCTGTTTTTTTTAATTTAAATGATAAGCCAAAAGAATTAAAATTTGCATCGCAAGAAACCAAAAGAACAGATTCTATTTTTAGGGTTTTAATTGCTGATGAACTTGAAAAACTTCATGATAAGAAATCTCCCGAAAATGAACAAATCATCGGGGATGCTCTTAAACAAATGAAAACAATGGATAATGATTATGCAAAAATCATTACCGAATTACAAAAAAACGGAGAAAACAAACAGATTATTTATGCTATGATTAGCAATTTACAAACCCGTATTTCATTCTTGCAAAATGTATTGACACGTATTGAAGAAAATGAAAAATTTAAAAACAGCACCCATGAAAAAACACTATAA